A window of Rufibacter sp. LB8 contains these coding sequences:
- a CDS encoding TAT-variant-translocated molybdopterin oxidoreductase translates to MQETIKYWRGVEELNNTPEFQKHAHNEFPEFLPVSETSGGDASTPVAPRRDFLKLLGFGVAAATLASCEAPVRKAIPYLNKPEEVEPGVPNWYASTYFMGDIYNPILVKTREGRPIKIEGNTLSPITAGGTHARTQASLLSLYDNNRLKAPSIRKGEDQWQDTTWEKIDQEIRTKLTGVQGRVVLVSNTIISPSTKTVIREFGAQFPAFEHVTYDAHSASALLRANGGLVPGYDFSKARVIVSIGADFLGSWISPVEYSKQYITNRKVTADNPNMSRHIQFESFLSLTGANADVRVPVKPSEYGSVVAALYNRVAGGTGAEAIQAPNAAAAKQIDAAAKELLANRGAALVVSDSNDPAVQTLVTAINRALGADGTTINTAVPSYVRQGDDARMVRLVNDMNNGSVGAVIFYGANPVYDHPLSQQVVSGLKKVGVKISFADRADETAHLADYICPDSHFLESWNDYEAKRGFLSLAQPTITTIFNTRQAQDSLLKWAGSTSDFYTTIQRTWSGIAGNGAAWDKVVHDGVATGTTGANEPTAPAAPMTLAAAAVSINKTSKASGNSFELAIYEKVGIGAGQHSNNPWLQEMSDPTTKATWDNYVTMSQADAVAKEIEQNDVVRVTAKGKTIELPVLIQPGQAPGSIGIAIGYGRTHAGQAANNVGANVYPLATVSGDQILFSNVVTVEKAGVDKPIAQTQTHHTVMGRIVVQENTLANYKKDPKSVTEYIKIATPDGPQSPQKISLWQDYEYKNHHWGMVIDLNSCIGCGSCTIGCQVENNVPVVGKQEVLNRREMHWLRIDRYYSSNATREDGGFEKMENPSENPSVIFQPMLCQHCNHAPCETVCPVAATMHSTEGLNQMVYNRCVGTRYCANNCPYKVRRFNWFNYANNEKFDYQMNNDLGKMVLNPDVTVRSRGVMEKCSFCVQRIQYGKLEAKKESRRPVDGEIVTACAQACPTNAIIFGDMLDQNSQISKILNREKGERAFHVLEELNTQPNVTYLTKIRNQA, encoded by the coding sequence ATGCAAGAAACAATTAAATACTGGAGAGGGGTAGAGGAGTTAAACAACACTCCGGAATTCCAGAAGCATGCTCATAACGAGTTTCCTGAATTCCTGCCAGTAAGCGAGACAAGCGGAGGAGATGCTTCTACTCCCGTTGCGCCCAGACGTGATTTCTTAAAGTTATTGGGTTTTGGGGTAGCGGCGGCAACGCTGGCTTCCTGTGAGGCTCCGGTACGGAAGGCAATCCCATATCTGAACAAACCAGAAGAAGTAGAGCCGGGTGTGCCTAACTGGTACGCGTCTACTTATTTCATGGGAGATATCTACAACCCTATCTTGGTAAAGACCCGGGAAGGTAGACCTATCAAAATTGAAGGCAACACGCTTTCACCCATCACTGCCGGCGGTACGCACGCCCGTACCCAAGCTTCTCTGTTGAGCCTTTATGACAACAACCGTCTAAAAGCGCCATCCATCAGAAAAGGAGAGGATCAGTGGCAAGACACAACCTGGGAGAAAATTGACCAGGAAATCAGAACAAAATTAACAGGAGTGCAAGGCCGCGTGGTGCTGGTTTCTAATACCATCATCAGCCCTAGCACTAAAACCGTGATCAGAGAGTTTGGGGCACAGTTCCCAGCCTTTGAGCACGTAACCTATGATGCCCATTCTGCCTCTGCTTTGTTAAGAGCGAACGGCGGATTGGTACCAGGCTATGATTTCAGCAAAGCCAGAGTTATTGTTTCTATTGGCGCTGACTTCCTGGGTTCCTGGATTTCACCGGTAGAATACTCCAAGCAATATATCACCAACCGCAAGGTAACGGCAGACAATCCTAACATGTCGCGCCACATTCAGTTTGAGAGCTTCCTGTCTTTGACAGGTGCTAACGCTGATGTACGCGTGCCGGTGAAACCATCTGAGTATGGATCTGTGGTGGCTGCTCTTTACAACAGAGTAGCCGGCGGAACCGGGGCAGAAGCCATTCAGGCTCCCAATGCGGCCGCTGCCAAGCAAATTGATGCCGCTGCCAAAGAATTGCTCGCCAACCGCGGTGCTGCCTTGGTAGTCTCTGATTCAAATGACCCAGCGGTACAAACCTTGGTAACCGCTATCAACAGAGCTTTAGGCGCTGACGGCACTACCATCAATACAGCGGTTCCTTCTTACGTACGCCAGGGCGATGATGCCCGCATGGTGCGTTTGGTGAATGACATGAACAACGGAAGCGTTGGCGCCGTCATTTTCTACGGAGCCAACCCTGTGTATGACCACCCGTTGAGCCAACAAGTAGTGAGCGGCTTGAAGAAAGTAGGCGTAAAAATCTCTTTCGCAGACCGTGCTGATGAAACGGCCCATTTAGCGGACTACATCTGCCCAGACAGCCACTTCCTGGAGTCCTGGAATGACTATGAAGCCAAAAGAGGTTTCTTAAGCTTGGCTCAGCCTACCATAACTACCATCTTCAATACCAGACAAGCTCAGGATTCGCTTCTGAAATGGGCTGGTTCTACTTCTGATTTCTATACTACCATTCAACGTACCTGGTCTGGCATTGCCGGAAACGGCGCCGCCTGGGACAAGGTAGTGCATGATGGCGTGGCCACTGGTACCACCGGTGCCAACGAGCCAACTGCTCCTGCTGCCCCTATGACTTTAGCCGCGGCAGCGGTAAGCATTAACAAAACCAGCAAGGCCTCTGGTAACAGTTTTGAACTGGCTATCTACGAGAAAGTAGGTATTGGCGCCGGACAGCACTCTAACAACCCATGGTTGCAGGAAATGTCTGACCCAACCACCAAAGCTACCTGGGATAACTATGTGACCATGTCACAAGCTGATGCCGTAGCCAAGGAAATTGAGCAGAATGATGTGGTACGTGTGACCGCCAAAGGCAAGACTATTGAATTGCCGGTTCTGATTCAACCAGGCCAAGCGCCAGGATCTATTGGTATCGCTATTGGGTATGGTCGTACGCATGCAGGCCAGGCGGCCAACAACGTAGGTGCCAATGTGTACCCGCTGGCAACCGTTTCCGGAGACCAGATCTTGTTCTCTAATGTAGTAACGGTAGAGAAAGCAGGCGTTGACAAGCCAATTGCCCAAACCCAGACGCACCACACCGTAATGGGCCGTATTGTAGTACAGGAAAATACCCTGGCCAACTACAAGAAAGATCCTAAGAGCGTTACCGAATATATTAAGATTGCCACGCCAGATGGACCGCAGTCTCCGCAGAAAATATCGCTTTGGCAAGATTACGAGTATAAGAACCACCATTGGGGTATGGTCATTGACCTGAACTCTTGTATTGGCTGCGGGTCTTGTACTATTGGTTGCCAGGTAGAAAACAACGTTCCTGTAGTAGGCAAGCAAGAAGTGTTGAACCGTCGTGAAATGCACTGGTTGCGTATTGACCGCTATTACAGCAGCAACGCCACCCGTGAAGACGGTGGGTTTGAGAAAATGGAGAATCCGTCAGAGAATCCTTCGGTGATTTTCCAGCCTATGCTTTGCCAGCACTGTAACCACGCACCATGTGAGACAGTTTGTCCGGTTGCCGCTACTATGCACAGCACTGAAGGTTTGAACCAAATGGTGTATAACCGTTGCGTGGGTACCCGTTATTGCGCCAACAACTGTCCGTACAAAGTGCGCCGGTTTAACTGGTTCAACTACGCCAACAACGAGAAGTTTGACTACCAGATGAACAATGATTTGGGCAAAATGGTCTTGAACCCAGACGTAACCGTACGGTCACGCGGGGTAATGGAGAAATGCTCTTTCTGCGTGCAGCGTATTCAGTACGGTAAATTGGAGGCGAAGAAAGAAAGCCGCCGTCCGGTAGATGGAGAGATTGTGACCGCTTGTGCGCAGGCTTGCCCAACCAACGCCATCATCTTTGGGGACATGCTGGATCAAAACAGCCAGATCTCTAAGATCCTGAACCGCGAAAAAGGAGAACGTGCCTTCCACGTACTGGAAGAGCTGAACACTCAGCCAAACGTGACCTACTTAACCAAAATCAGAAACCAAGCTTAA
- a CDS encoding c-type cytochrome, producing the protein MISCKKRAKYIFLLPFLFLFFVVSSAFAQEAAQVGTAGVTPGSETPAAGGGADAGVIDAGSTLFKNNCTQCHSVGTDVVVGPGLKDVHKRRTDDWLKKWIKNSSALIQSGDKQAVEVFNQYAKQQMPSFALSDDELGAIIAYMKKESETPTAVTGPGGIEGNTAGTNTGENSIGAVNSSSIDLLLVVLVIVLIVLVITLVIIASVLKNYLANKSDLTGAEQEMLAQRTNWANIYKSRAVRILVGLIVVVVLVDLTMDKVMGIGIQQGYAPRQPIAFSHKLHAGDHQINCNYCHTSVYKSASANIPSANICMNCHSQIKKESPEIQKIYRAIENNKPIEWVRVHNLPDLAYFNHSQHTKVGGVECQTCHGPIETMEVVAQYSPLTMGWCIDCHRNTPMNTEGNAYYDNLVKLHEQQSKGAFVVASNGGTECSKCHY; encoded by the coding sequence ATGATTAGCTGTAAAAAGAGAGCAAAATACATTTTCCTACTCCCTTTTCTCTTCTTGTTCTTTGTGGTTTCCAGTGCATTCGCACAAGAGGCCGCTCAGGTAGGGACTGCGGGTGTAACACCGGGTTCTGAGACTCCCGCCGCTGGCGGTGGGGCAGATGCCGGTGTCATTGACGCGGGAAGCACCCTTTTCAAAAACAACTGTACGCAGTGTCACTCTGTGGGCACCGATGTAGTTGTAGGGCCCGGTCTGAAAGATGTACATAAAAGAAGAACCGATGATTGGTTGAAGAAATGGATCAAGAACTCCAGTGCTTTGATCCAGAGCGGCGACAAGCAAGCGGTAGAGGTCTTCAACCAGTACGCCAAGCAGCAAATGCCATCTTTTGCTCTTTCTGATGATGAATTAGGCGCTATCATCGCCTACATGAAAAAGGAAAGCGAGACGCCAACTGCCGTAACTGGACCAGGCGGAATTGAAGGCAATACGGCAGGCACCAACACTGGTGAAAACTCAATTGGTGCTGTTAACAGTAGTTCAATTGATTTGCTGTTAGTGGTATTGGTTATTGTGCTGATTGTGTTGGTGATTACATTGGTGATCATTGCCTCTGTTCTTAAGAACTACCTGGCCAACAAATCTGATTTGACCGGTGCTGAGCAGGAAATGCTGGCACAGCGCACCAATTGGGCGAATATCTACAAATCAAGAGCAGTCCGTATTCTGGTAGGCCTTATAGTAGTAGTAGTGCTGGTAGACCTTACCATGGACAAAGTGATGGGTATTGGTATTCAGCAGGGCTACGCGCCACGCCAGCCTATTGCGTTCTCTCATAAGTTGCACGCCGGTGACCACCAGATTAACTGTAACTATTGCCATACGTCGGTTTACAAAAGCGCCAGCGCCAACATTCCTTCGGCCAACATCTGTATGAACTGCCATAGCCAGATCAAGAAGGAGTCTCCAGAGATTCAGAAGATCTACCGGGCTATTGAAAACAACAAGCCTATTGAGTGGGTGCGCGTGCACAACTTGCCAGACCTGGCGTACTTCAACCACTCTCAGCACACCAAAGTGGGTGGCGTAGAGTGCCAGACCTGCCACGGCCCAATTGAAACCATGGAAGTGGTGGCCCAGTACTCGCCTCTGACCATGGGCTGGTGTATTGACTGTCACCGCAACACGCCTATGAACACAGAGGGCAACGCCTATTATGACAACCTGGTGAAGTTGCATGAGCAGCAGTCTAAAGGTGCCTTTGTGGTGGCGTCTAACGGCGGAACCGAGTGTTCAAAATGCCACTATTAA
- the rpsF gene encoding 30S ribosomal protein S6, with protein sequence MNLKNYEVLFIMTPLLNEVQMQETVEKFRQVLKENSADIIHEENWGLKKLAYPIQKKNTGFYHLVEFQAPTNVVDILELAFRRDEKIIRFLTTALDKHAIAYNERRRKGEFKSSKKEKEAVAS encoded by the coding sequence ATGAATTTAAAAAATTACGAAGTTCTCTTCATCATGACCCCGTTACTCAACGAGGTGCAGATGCAGGAGACGGTCGAGAAGTTCAGACAGGTGCTTAAGGAAAATAGCGCCGACATTATTCACGAGGAGAATTGGGGCTTAAAAAAATTAGCGTACCCAATACAGAAGAAGAACACCGGCTTCTATCACCTTGTAGAGTTTCAGGCTCCTACCAATGTAGTAGACATCCTGGAGCTTGCGTTCCGCAGAGATGAGAAAATCATCCGCTTTTTGACCACCGCCCTTGACAAGCACGCTATTGCTTACAATGAGCGCCGCAGAAAAGGTGAATTCAAATCGTCTAAAAAAGAGAAGGAGGCCGTTGCATCATGA
- the rpsR gene encoding 30S ribosomal protein S18 has translation MSLVNEKIHKQDTRKKYCRFKKNGIQYIDYKDGNFLLKFVNEQGKLLPRRLTGTSLKFQRRVSQAVARARHLAILPYVTDSLK, from the coding sequence ATGAGTTTAGTAAACGAAAAAATCCACAAGCAGGACACGCGTAAAAAATACTGCCGTTTCAAGAAAAACGGAATCCAGTACATTGATTACAAAGACGGTAACTTCTTATTGAAGTTTGTGAACGAGCAAGGCAAACTGTTGCCGCGACGTTTAACTGGAACCAGCTTAAAATTCCAGCGCCGCGTGTCTCAGGCCGTTGCCAGAGCCCGCCACTTGGCAATTTTGCCTTATGTAACAGATTCTTTAAAATAA
- the rplI gene encoding 50S ribosomal protein L9 codes for MEIILKDDVKGVGYKNDIVDVKPGYGRNYLIPQGLAEMATPSARKVVAENVRQAAHKADKIQKDAQDLANRIGDTLLEIPAKAGETGKIFGAVTTGQVAEALKALGYDVDRKRVDFDQEVKSLGEYTATLNLHKEVKHQVRFNVVAA; via the coding sequence ATGGAAATTATTCTGAAAGATGACGTGAAAGGCGTTGGCTACAAAAACGATATTGTTGACGTGAAGCCAGGTTATGGCCGTAACTATTTGATCCCACAGGGCCTGGCTGAAATGGCTACCCCGTCGGCTCGTAAAGTTGTGGCTGAGAACGTTCGCCAAGCTGCCCACAAAGCAGACAAAATACAGAAAGACGCCCAAGACCTGGCTAACCGCATTGGTGACACCTTGTTGGAAATCCCTGCCAAAGCAGGTGAGACCGGCAAAATCTTTGGTGCCGTTACTACCGGTCAGGTAGCCGAGGCCTTGAAAGCCCTTGGGTATGACGTAGACCGCAAGCGTGTTGACTTTGACCAGGAGGTTAAATCTCTGGGCGAGTACACCGCTACCTTGAACCTGCACAAAGAAGTGAAACACCAGGTTCGTTTCAACGTGGTGGCTGCCTAA
- a CDS encoding HAD family hydrolase, which produces MPHYQVILFDFDGTLCATQASIIYTFQKTFAQRGAPIPTEEAIIHGITSGVTLVEFLPFLYPPLLHVPPTELQDWVQHYRNLYSQEGAAYTTLFPGAKALLQQLRQQGLVCVVLSNKGQQAIEEALAHFGLASNFDLVIGDNPALPLPKKPDPAAFLQVIQPRYPHVPPSGFLMVGDTQADLAFAQNAGIDACWAAFGYGDVEACHLACPKFTIDELGQLLALV; this is translated from the coding sequence ATGCCGCACTACCAGGTCATTTTGTTTGATTTTGACGGAACGCTCTGCGCTACCCAAGCCTCCATTATCTATACTTTCCAGAAAACCTTTGCCCAGCGCGGCGCGCCTATTCCTACGGAGGAGGCTATTATACATGGAATTACATCAGGCGTGACGTTGGTTGAATTTCTGCCATTTCTGTACCCGCCGCTTCTGCACGTGCCGCCCACTGAGTTACAGGATTGGGTACAGCACTACCGCAACTTGTACAGCCAGGAAGGCGCGGCCTACACAACCCTGTTCCCCGGCGCTAAGGCGCTGTTACAGCAGTTACGGCAACAAGGCCTTGTCTGCGTGGTGCTCAGCAACAAAGGCCAGCAGGCCATTGAGGAAGCGCTGGCGCATTTTGGATTGGCCTCTAACTTTGACCTTGTCATCGGTGACAACCCGGCCTTGCCCCTGCCAAAGAAACCTGATCCGGCCGCCTTTCTGCAGGTGATCCAGCCCCGTTACCCGCACGTGCCGCCCTCAGGTTTTCTGATGGTTGGCGACACCCAGGCAGACTTGGCCTTCGCCCAAAACGCTGGCATTGACGCTTGCTGGGCTGCCTTTGGCTATGGTGATGTGGAAGCCTGCCACTTGGCCTGTCCTAAATTTACCATTGACGAATTGGGTCAGTTGTTGGCGTTGGTGTAA
- a CDS encoding GSCFA domain-containing protein, translating into MQFRTEIEIPAAAKPLDRAQGIVTLGSCFAEVIGRKLEQTKAKALVNPFGTVFNPLSVHKLVAAALTQDFEFLEQGMVQQQGRWVHYDFHSSFAQEQPEVLLQNLREKLIQVGEFLKTAQALLLTWGTAFVYERLDTGAVVANCHKVPQKQFNKRLLPLEEIQESTKRTLNLLQTHCPHLQVILTVSPVRHLKDTLPLNSVSKSLLRVAAHLAQEQHAQVSYFPAYELLLDDLRDYRFFSDDLLHPSSLAEEYIWNKFLRAYADPTFIHFLDRWQQLSRDLAHKPFNPESPAHQAFLQKLLQRLQALASEVDVTEEIAAVQTQILQ; encoded by the coding sequence ATGCAATTCAGAACTGAGATAGAGATTCCCGCTGCGGCCAAGCCTTTAGACCGCGCGCAGGGCATTGTAACGCTGGGCTCCTGCTTTGCCGAGGTGATAGGTCGGAAATTGGAGCAAACCAAGGCGAAGGCGCTGGTCAACCCGTTCGGGACGGTGTTTAACCCGCTGTCGGTGCACAAGCTGGTAGCCGCGGCATTGACGCAGGATTTTGAGTTTCTGGAGCAAGGAATGGTGCAGCAGCAAGGGCGTTGGGTTCATTATGATTTCCATTCGTCGTTTGCGCAGGAACAGCCAGAGGTTTTGCTGCAGAACCTGAGGGAGAAGCTGATACAAGTGGGTGAGTTCCTGAAAACGGCGCAGGCTTTGTTGCTCACGTGGGGCACGGCTTTTGTGTATGAACGGCTAGACACCGGCGCTGTGGTGGCCAACTGCCACAAGGTGCCGCAGAAACAATTCAACAAACGGCTGTTGCCCCTAGAGGAAATTCAGGAAAGCACGAAGCGGACCCTGAATTTGCTTCAAACGCATTGCCCTCACCTGCAGGTCATCCTCACAGTGTCGCCGGTGCGGCACTTGAAAGACACCTTGCCCTTGAACAGCGTAAGCAAAAGTCTGCTGCGGGTGGCCGCGCACCTGGCCCAGGAACAACATGCCCAGGTTTCATATTTCCCCGCGTATGAACTGCTGTTAGATGACCTGCGCGACTACCGGTTTTTCAGTGATGACCTGCTCCATCCCTCTTCCCTGGCCGAGGAGTACATCTGGAACAAGTTCTTGCGTGCGTACGCCGACCCCACCTTCATCCATTTTTTAGACCGTTGGCAACAGTTGTCCAGAGACTTGGCGCACAAACCGTTCAACCCAGAGAGCCCGGCCCACCAGGCATTTCTCCAAAAACTGCTGCAGCGTCTGCAAGCCTTGGCCTCCGAAGTTGATGTGACCGAAGAAATAGCCGCGGTGCAAACCCAAATCCTTCAGTAA
- the priA gene encoding primosomal protein N': MTPELEFHIPQDDVSERVTLFADVILPLPLPKLFTYRVPYEMADEVSVGVRVLVQFGAKRVLSCVVARIHETPPKEYQAKYILEVIDEKPVVTGQQLRLFLWMAEYYLCTLGEIINAALPSALKLSSESKIQLHPQFSEETNEWPLTQHEQNIIFALRQKPHLTFTEVGQLLQLTSFHKIIKSLLLKDIIIIYEEIAEKYAPKVVKKIRLAPMFATDEQTLEELFNQLAPKAKQLDVLLKYVQLCPLMQDLSANDQGIDKNLLTSNPHLSLSAINTLLKNGVLEQFEVVVSRFPLAEGRGPFLMAELSPAQAKAKEEILESFGEKDTVLLHGITGSGKTEVYIDLIQHAVEAGGQVLYLLPEIALTAQIVVRLKRVFGDRLGVYHSKFSDNERVEVWNGILSGRFQVVVGVRSSIFLPFHSLSLIIVDEEHEPSYKQHEPAPRYNAREVALIMAQFHNAKTLLGSATPSVETYYHCQSGRWGLVNLLERYGEATLPEVELVDVRQEGLRKNMLSHFSQKLINALEDTLHLKQQAILFQNRRGYAPFIDCNECAWIPKCKNCAVSLSYHKYSNELKCHYCGYAEKKPNDCPACGSTMLKTVGFGTEKIEDELKLIIPQARIQRMDLDTTKRKNSHQQIIEDFEQMRTDILVGTQMVTKGLDFEHVSLVGILSADSIIHYPDFRAHERAYQLFVQVSGRAGRKGNKGKVLIQTANPNQPIFQRVINHDYQGLYEQEIAERQKFRYPPFVRIIRITVKHPEARPCEQAAILLAHDLVDRLGRTGVLGPEPPHIFKIRNQFLQEIHVKLDRDSGHLRASKQQIQEAVYAFTHHKDFKNLRVVVDVDPN; encoded by the coding sequence TTGACTCCTGAATTAGAATTCCATATTCCGCAAGATGACGTCTCTGAACGGGTAACCCTGTTCGCGGACGTCATTTTGCCGTTGCCCCTGCCCAAACTTTTCACCTACCGCGTGCCTTATGAGATGGCCGATGAAGTGTCTGTGGGTGTGCGCGTGCTGGTGCAGTTTGGGGCCAAGCGGGTGCTGAGCTGCGTGGTGGCGCGCATTCATGAGACGCCGCCTAAAGAGTACCAGGCCAAATACATTCTGGAAGTCATTGACGAGAAACCGGTGGTCACGGGCCAGCAGCTGCGCCTCTTCCTCTGGATGGCTGAGTACTACCTCTGCACCCTGGGTGAAATCATCAACGCCGCCCTTCCTTCAGCGCTCAAACTCAGCAGCGAATCTAAGATTCAGTTGCACCCGCAGTTCTCTGAGGAAACCAATGAGTGGCCGCTTACCCAGCATGAGCAGAACATCATCTTCGCGCTCCGGCAGAAACCGCACCTCACCTTTACGGAGGTGGGCCAACTGCTGCAACTCACCAGCTTCCATAAAATCATCAAGTCGCTGCTGCTCAAAGACATCATCATTATCTATGAGGAGATTGCTGAAAAGTACGCGCCCAAAGTAGTAAAGAAAATAAGGCTGGCTCCGATGTTCGCCACCGACGAGCAGACGCTGGAGGAACTCTTCAACCAACTCGCGCCCAAAGCCAAACAGCTGGATGTGCTGTTGAAGTACGTGCAATTGTGTCCGCTTATGCAGGATTTAAGCGCCAACGACCAGGGCATTGACAAAAACCTGCTTACTTCCAACCCGCACCTGTCGCTTTCGGCTATTAACACCTTGCTGAAGAATGGCGTGCTGGAGCAGTTTGAGGTGGTGGTGAGCCGTTTCCCGCTGGCCGAGGGCCGTGGCCCCTTCTTAATGGCCGAACTCTCTCCTGCCCAAGCCAAGGCCAAAGAAGAGATCCTGGAAAGCTTTGGTGAGAAAGACACGGTGCTCTTGCATGGCATAACCGGCAGCGGCAAAACCGAAGTCTACATTGACTTGATTCAGCACGCCGTAGAGGCCGGCGGACAGGTCTTATACTTATTGCCAGAAATTGCCCTCACCGCGCAGATTGTGGTGCGCCTCAAACGCGTCTTCGGCGACAGATTGGGTGTGTACCATTCCAAATTCTCAGACAATGAGCGCGTGGAAGTCTGGAACGGCATCTTGTCGGGCCGGTTTCAGGTGGTGGTGGGCGTTAGGTCTTCCATTTTTCTGCCGTTCCATTCGCTGTCTCTTATTATAGTAGACGAAGAGCACGAGCCGTCTTACAAACAACATGAGCCTGCGCCGCGCTATAACGCCCGTGAGGTGGCCTTGATCATGGCACAGTTCCATAACGCCAAGACCTTGCTGGGCTCCGCCACGCCATCGGTGGAAACCTATTACCATTGCCAGAGCGGCCGCTGGGGCCTGGTGAATCTGTTGGAGCGTTACGGCGAAGCCACGTTGCCCGAGGTGGAGTTGGTGGACGTTCGCCAGGAAGGCCTGCGCAAGAACATGCTCAGCCATTTCTCCCAGAAACTGATCAATGCTCTGGAAGACACGCTGCACCTCAAACAGCAGGCCATCCTGTTCCAAAACCGAAGGGGTTACGCGCCCTTTATCGACTGTAATGAGTGCGCCTGGATTCCGAAGTGTAAAAATTGCGCGGTCAGTCTCTCGTACCACAAGTATTCCAATGAGCTAAAGTGCCATTACTGCGGCTACGCCGAAAAGAAACCAAATGATTGCCCGGCCTGCGGGTCTACCATGCTCAAAACGGTGGGCTTTGGCACGGAGAAGATTGAAGACGAACTCAAATTAATCATTCCGCAGGCGCGCATCCAGCGCATGGACCTGGACACCACCAAGCGCAAAAACAGTCACCAGCAGATCATTGAGGATTTTGAGCAGATGCGCACCGACATTCTGGTGGGCACGCAAATGGTGACCAAGGGCCTGGACTTTGAACACGTGAGCCTGGTGGGCATCCTGAGCGCCGACAGCATCATTCATTACCCTGATTTCAGGGCGCATGAGCGGGCGTACCAGTTGTTTGTGCAGGTAAGTGGCCGGGCCGGACGAAAAGGCAACAAAGGTAAAGTCTTGATTCAGACGGCCAACCCCAACCAGCCCATTTTCCAAAGAGTCATTAACCATGATTACCAAGGTCTGTATGAACAGGAGATTGCTGAGCGCCAGAAGTTCCGGTACCCGCCGTTTGTACGCATCATCAGGATTACGGTGAAACACCCAGAGGCCCGGCCCTGTGAGCAGGCGGCTATCTTGTTGGCCCATGACCTGGTGGACCGCCTGGGCAGAACCGGCGTGTTGGGTCCAGAGCCGCCGCACATCTTTAAAATCAGAAACCAGTTCCTGCAGGAAATCCATGTGAAACTAGACCGTGACAGCGGCCACTTGCGCGCCTCCAAGCAGCAGATTCAGGAAGCGGTCTATGCCTTTACGCACCACAAAGACTTCAAAAATCTGCGGGTGGTGGTAGATGTGGACCCTAACTAA